ATGGAAAGGACCCAATCGGCTGGGCTGAGTTTGCAAATAGGGTTAGTGCCTGCTTTGGAAATCCGGTTTTTCTGGCTGCATTTTTGGCTATGCTTTCTTCCCTTTCATTTTCCCTCTTTATCTTTGCTAAAGATAAGAGAAAATGGCTATATCTTTTTGCATTTTTTCTTATCTTTACAGGCCTTCTCTTTACAAGGACTAGAGCTGGTATCGTTGCCTTTTTTGGAAGTATGGGGATATTGCTTTTTTTTGCAGGAGGAAAGATTGCTTTTAATAAAAGAATAATTTATCCCCTTTTTGCCCTTTTTGCCCTTTTTCTTTTGTCAAACCTTTCTCCAAAAACAGCCATTCTAGAAAGATTTACAAGTGAAATTCTATCTAAACCAAAGGAAGATGCACCCCTTGAAGCAAGGTTTGCCGCTGCTCCGGTTGGTGGCTCAGGTGGACTTCGTCTTTTGATGTGGAAAGGAGGTTTAAACCTTATAAAGGATTATCCATTATTTGGAATAGGTCCTGAGACACTACAATTTATCTGGCCAAGGTATGCCCCACTTAAGTATATGGTAAATACGGGACAAACAACCGGTGTGGACAGGGTTCACAATGAAGTATTGGATGTTGCTATAACAAGAGGCTTATTTGGGCTTATTTGCTACATTTTTTTAATAGGCTTCTTATTCTATTCTGCATGGAAATTTAAGGGAAAGGAAAGAATGGTTTATCTCGGGCTTTTTTGTGCATCCTTAGCATATTTAATCCAAAACCAATTTAGCTTTGCCGAGATTGTAATTACCCCATATTTCTTTATCTTTCTTGGGATAATGGATAAAATGGCAAAAAAAGGATACTCTATTTCTATATCTTCTATCTCAAGGAAAGCTTTATTTACAATCATCTCCCTATCTATTGTTATTCCTACCCTTTTCTTCTCATGGAAACTTTATCTTGCAGATAGGGCATATTATCAAAAAAATTTAGAAACCTCAATTAAGCTTAATCCCTATGAAAGGGTTTATTATGGTGCGTTGTCTGGATTTTATATTGATAATAAGGATTACAAAAATGCTATCCGTGTTTTAAAAGAGGCAAATAAGAATATTCCTGATGAATCAAATTTTTACAATATC
The bacterium DNA segment above includes these coding regions:
- a CDS encoding O-antigen ligase family protein, translated to GFILLASLLSFDFSCIFSVHKPISFLGCYMRYQGLMTNIVYFVLYLFILNLVREKSIYWLINVAILSGCGSAFYGLLQAYGKDPIGWAEFANRVSACFGNPVFLAAFLAMLSSLSFSLFIFAKDKRKWLYLFAFFLIFTGLLFTRTRAGIVAFFGSMGILLFFAGGKIAFNKRIIYPLFALFALFLLSNLSPKTAILERFTSEILSKPKEDAPLEARFAAAPVGGSGGLRLLMWKGGLNLIKDYPLFGIGPETLQFIWPRYAPLKYMVNTGQTTGVDRVHNEVLDVAITRGLFGLICYIFLIGFLFYSAWKFKGKERMVYLGLFCASLAYLIQNQFSFAEIVITPYFFIFLGIMDKMAKKGYSISISSISRKALFTIISLSIVIPTLFFSWKLYLADRAYYQKNLETSIKLNPYERVYYGALSGFYIDNKDYKNAIRVLKEANKNIPDESNFYNILGVTYQREESASGINRSDEVIKAYKNALRLNPCFIDAQINLGNYLISKGRFKEATICFKEALKVQPWQEGWIETLKNLHFALEKKDDAIADFKEILILNPDSYNIHRALAQFYYEGGDIEGFIKECKETIRVNPGDLLMRRNLVAIYIQKRDYENALKEANNILSLFPSDSETLKLLSLIKGARSK